Proteins encoded together in one Astatotilapia calliptera chromosome 7, fAstCal1.2, whole genome shotgun sequence window:
- the LOC113026443 gene encoding collectin-11-like gives MKPFVFVITFCLMVPVGYSQLFGPPGPKGPPGSPGEPGAYGEPGKQGQKGLKGEPGARGPLGPRGFPGPNGPMGKPGLPGLPGTIIMCGRDPIGSFQSDTEKLMKRIAKFKLAVNYDFVQIVDQKYFVSNKHRGSFSEAVVFCSQRGLELALPQNAEENNALTQVHGKFRAKAWINVNNKKAEGEFKTDMKNQPLTFKNWGEGQPDKSIEDTGCTMLSENGSWQVTHECSLNVHIICQL, from the exons ATGAAGccatttgtttttgtcataaCCTTCTGCCTCATGGTTCCTGTGGGCTACAGTCAGCTTTTTGGTCCTCCTGGTCCTAAAGGCCCACCTGGGTCACCTGGAGAACCCGGGGCATATGGAGAACCTGGAAAACAAGGACAGAAAGGCTTGAAAGGAGAACCTG GGGCTAGAGGGCCTCTAGGACCACGTGGATTTCCAGGACCTAATGGACCAATGGGAAAACCTGGACTGCCTGGCCTACCTGGAACTATTATAATGTGTGGACGAG ATCCTATTGGCTCTTTTCAAAGCGACACTGAAAAGCTAATGAAGAGAATTGCCAAGTTTAAACTTG CTGTAAACTATGATTTTGTCCAAATAGTTGATCAAAAATACTTTGTCTCCAACAAGCACAGAGGCAGTTTCTCAGAGGCTGTAGTGTTTTGCAGCCAACGTGGTTTAGAGCTGGCGTTGCCACAGAACGCGGAGGAGAACAACGCACTGACTCAAGTTCATGGCAAATTCAGAGCCAAAGCCTGGATCAATGTGAACAATAAAAAAGCTGAGGGGGAGTTTAAAACTGACATGAAAAATcaacctttgacctttaaaaATTGGGGAGAAGGGCAGCCAGACAAATCCATTGAGGATACAGGCTGCACAATGCTGTCAGAAAACGGTTCCTGGCAAGTGACACATGAATGTTCTCTCAATGTCCACATCATTTGTCAGTTATAG